Proteins from a genomic interval of Thermoanaerobaculia bacterium:
- a CDS encoding DUF2062 domain-containing protein translates to MSIFSGRWQRFILHLMGKEDPPERIAAAFALGVAISFFTPLTGFHTLIALGLAFLLGLSKVDVVMGTFVVNPWTVVPVITFEEFLGKKILRLSPSLAPRLPWREILHKKFWHTLRGSGWNYLAALTVGSVVASALAATVTYFLVHGLILRYQRTHPHLAAQRRCSADTPIAPEEPPPPGPEPR, encoded by the coding sequence ATGAGCATCTTCTCGGGGCGATGGCAGCGCTTCATCCTCCATCTGATGGGGAAGGAGGACCCGCCCGAGCGGATCGCCGCGGCCTTCGCCCTCGGCGTCGCCATCAGCTTCTTCACGCCGCTGACCGGATTCCACACGCTGATCGCCCTCGGTCTCGCCTTCCTGCTCGGCCTCTCGAAGGTGGACGTCGTGATGGGGACCTTCGTCGTCAATCCGTGGACGGTCGTGCCGGTGATCACGTTCGAGGAGTTCCTCGGAAAGAAGATTCTCCGCCTCTCCCCGTCGCTCGCTCCCCGCCTCCCGTGGCGGGAGATCCTCCACAAGAAGTTCTGGCACACGCTGCGGGGGAGCGGGTGGAATTACCTCGCGGCGCTCACCGTCGGCTCCGTCGTCGCGTCGGCGCTCGCCGCGACCGTGACGTACTTCCTCGTCCACGGCCTGATCCTGCGCTATCAGCGGACGCATCCTCACCTCGCGGCCCAGCGGCGATGCTCCGCCGATACGCCGATCGCGCCGGAGGAGCCGCCCCCGCCCGGCCCGGAACCGCGCTGA
- the thiL gene encoding thiamine-phosphate kinase produces the protein MSPLRGEDALTARLAAAARRLAPRRREKGIRLAVGIGDDAAVIDAARGRYAITTDTLVEEIDFLRGERPRAIGRRAAAANLSDLAAMGADPEGYLLTIGLGPGRVASYAERIAEGVLAKMRPFGAALWGGDLSRAPATFVTICLVGRAKRPVLRSGAVPGDRLFTTGTAGAAAEALGFRKRRAGKAPARREKPHLDPEPRIAFARDLARRRWATAMIDVSDGLGKDAHRLARASRVKLVFSGIPSGVLTAASDDFELLFTASPRRAPAIVALGRRLATPVSEVGRVERGRGVFAEERGRRRPVPERGYDHLA, from the coding sequence ATGAGCCCCCTTCGCGGGGAGGATGCGCTCACGGCCCGGCTCGCCGCGGCCGCGCGGCGCCTGGCTCCGCGGCGGCGCGAAAAGGGAATCCGGCTCGCCGTCGGAATCGGCGACGACGCCGCGGTGATCGACGCGGCGCGCGGCCGCTACGCGATCACGACCGACACCCTCGTCGAGGAGATCGATTTCCTGCGGGGCGAGCGTCCGCGCGCGATCGGCCGCCGGGCCGCGGCGGCCAACCTCTCCGATCTCGCGGCGATGGGAGCGGACCCCGAGGGATACCTCCTCACGATCGGCCTCGGGCCGGGCCGGGTCGCCTCGTACGCCGAACGCATCGCGGAAGGCGTTCTCGCGAAGATGCGCCCGTTCGGGGCCGCCCTGTGGGGAGGCGATCTCTCCCGCGCCCCGGCGACGTTCGTCACGATCTGCCTCGTCGGAAGGGCGAAGCGGCCGGTCCTCCGCTCGGGCGCCGTTCCCGGCGACCGCCTGTTCACGACCGGGACGGCGGGCGCGGCGGCCGAAGCGCTCGGCTTCCGGAAACGAAGGGCGGGGAAAGCCCCGGCGCGGCGCGAGAAGCCCCACCTCGATCCGGAACCGCGGATCGCGTTCGCGCGGGACCTCGCGCGGCGGCGCTGGGCGACCGCCATGATCGACGTCTCCGACGGGCTCGGAAAGGACGCGCACCGGCTCGCGCGCGCGTCCCGGGTGAAGCTCGTCTTCTCCGGGATCCCTTCGGGGGTCCTCACGGCGGCGAGCGACGATTTCGAGCTCCTCTTCACGGCGTCCCCGCGCCGCGCCCCGGCGATCGTCGCGCTCGGCCGCCGTCTCGCGACTCCGGTCTCCGAAGTCGGGCGCGTCGAGCGGGGGCGGGGAGTGTTCGCCGAGGAGCGCGGCCGCCGCCGCCCGGTGCCGGAGCGCGGATACGACCACCTCGCATGA
- the lon gene encoding endopeptidase La, whose product MPDREFEKPAESVGEIPIPDIVPVLPLKDMVVFPYIIVPLSVSREKSINAVDAALAEQRVIMLALQKNSENENPAPGDLHDVGTLAAIMRMLKLPDGRIRLLVQGVSRARVNSFLQQDPYFRAKVTRVPEPEPSKRLAPEEEALVRGVKQNLERSVTLGKNISPEVMLIAANLEDTARLADLAASNMELKAEQSQRVLETVDAIPRLRLVNEEILKEINVLTMQQEITSQARGEMDKSQREYFLRQQLKAIQQELGEGEELSEEIEHYRRLVGEKKLSEEAAAEVGKQIKRLERSHPDSAETAIIRTYLDWMTGLPWGTYSTDASDLDRARRILDEDHYDLEKIKARIIEFLAVKTLKKTMKGPILCFVGPPGVGKTSLGRSIARALDRKFIRLSLGGVRDEAEIRGHRRTYVGALPGRIIQGISQAGTSNPVFMLDEIDKLGADYRGDPSSALLEVLDPEQNSTFRDHYLGVPYDLSRVLFVATANMLDPIQPAFLDRMEVISLSGYTEGEKLQIARQHLIPKQLDENGVTEHAIEFTTAGLRHIIEGYTREAGLRNLEREIGSVARKVAVAVARGKKTKFRITPAVAARMLGPTKFFSEERLKKDEVGVATGLAWTPVGGDVLFIEASVVKGKGGILLTGMLGAVMKESAQAALTYAKAHAQELSIPDEYFENHDLHVHVPEGSIPKDGPSAGITMATAMISAFTGRPVSKDLAMTGEITLRGEVLPIGGVQEKVLAAKRAKIRHVLLPKFNRRDVEQISPHVLAGLEIRYVSSVDEVLAAALLPAAPAPPAEPPVPRKRSGPLPPEPPRPSA is encoded by the coding sequence ATGCCCGACAGGGAATTCGAAAAACCGGCGGAGTCCGTCGGAGAGATCCCGATCCCCGACATCGTTCCCGTTCTGCCCCTGAAGGACATGGTCGTCTTCCCCTACATCATCGTGCCGCTCTCCGTCTCCCGCGAGAAGTCGATCAACGCCGTCGACGCGGCCCTCGCGGAGCAGCGGGTGATCATGCTGGCCCTCCAGAAGAACAGCGAAAACGAGAACCCCGCTCCCGGCGACCTCCACGACGTCGGCACGCTCGCCGCCATCATGCGCATGCTGAAGCTCCCCGACGGCCGGATCCGCCTCCTCGTCCAGGGAGTCTCCCGGGCGCGCGTCAACTCGTTCCTCCAGCAGGATCCCTACTTCCGCGCGAAGGTGACGCGCGTTCCGGAGCCGGAGCCGTCGAAGCGTCTGGCTCCGGAGGAGGAAGCCCTCGTCCGCGGGGTGAAGCAGAACCTCGAGCGGAGCGTCACGCTCGGCAAGAACATCTCGCCCGAGGTCATGCTCATCGCCGCCAACCTCGAGGACACCGCTCGTCTCGCCGATCTCGCGGCTTCCAACATGGAGCTCAAGGCCGAGCAATCCCAGCGCGTCCTCGAGACCGTCGACGCGATCCCGCGCCTGCGCCTCGTCAACGAAGAGATCCTCAAGGAGATCAACGTCCTCACGATGCAGCAGGAGATCACGTCGCAGGCGCGCGGCGAGATGGACAAGTCGCAGCGCGAGTACTTCCTGCGCCAGCAGCTCAAGGCGATCCAGCAGGAGCTGGGCGAAGGAGAAGAGCTCTCGGAGGAGATCGAGCATTACCGCCGTCTCGTCGGCGAGAAGAAGCTCTCCGAGGAGGCGGCCGCGGAAGTCGGCAAGCAGATCAAGCGCCTCGAACGAAGCCATCCCGACTCCGCCGAGACGGCGATCATCCGGACGTACCTCGACTGGATGACCGGCCTCCCGTGGGGAACCTACTCGACGGACGCGTCGGACCTCGACCGCGCGCGCCGGATCCTGGACGAGGATCATTACGACCTCGAGAAGATCAAGGCGCGCATCATCGAGTTCCTGGCGGTCAAGACGCTGAAAAAGACGATGAAGGGGCCGATCCTCTGCTTCGTCGGACCGCCGGGGGTCGGCAAGACGTCGCTCGGCCGCTCGATCGCGCGCGCTCTCGACCGCAAGTTCATCCGGTTGTCGCTCGGGGGCGTGCGGGACGAGGCGGAGATCCGCGGGCACCGCCGCACCTACGTCGGCGCGCTGCCGGGAAGGATCATCCAGGGAATCTCGCAGGCCGGAACCTCGAACCCCGTCTTCATGCTCGACGAGATCGACAAGCTCGGGGCCGACTACCGCGGCGATCCTTCCTCGGCCCTCCTCGAGGTGCTCGATCCCGAGCAGAACTCGACCTTCCGCGACCACTATCTGGGCGTCCCGTACGATCTGTCTCGCGTCCTCTTCGTCGCGACCGCCAACATGCTCGACCCGATCCAGCCGGCGTTCCTCGACCGGATGGAAGTGATCTCGCTGTCGGGATACACGGAAGGGGAAAAGCTCCAGATCGCGCGCCAGCACCTCATCCCGAAGCAGCTCGACGAGAACGGGGTGACCGAGCACGCGATCGAGTTCACGACCGCCGGCCTGCGGCACATCATCGAGGGGTACACGCGCGAAGCGGGGCTGCGGAACCTGGAGCGCGAGATCGGGTCCGTCGCCCGGAAGGTCGCCGTCGCGGTCGCCCGCGGGAAGAAGACGAAGTTCCGGATCACGCCCGCGGTCGCCGCGCGGATGCTCGGACCGACGAAGTTCTTCTCCGAGGAGCGCCTGAAGAAGGACGAGGTCGGCGTCGCGACGGGGCTGGCGTGGACCCCCGTCGGCGGCGACGTGCTCTTCATCGAGGCGAGCGTCGTCAAGGGGAAGGGAGGCATCCTGCTGACCGGAATGCTCGGCGCCGTGATGAAGGAATCCGCCCAGGCGGCCCTGACCTACGCCAAGGCGCACGCGCAGGAGCTCTCGATTCCCGACGAGTACTTCGAGAACCACGACCTCCACGTCCACGTTCCGGAGGGCTCGATCCCGAAGGACGGACCTTCCGCCGGCATCACGATGGCGACGGCGATGATCTCCGCTTTCACGGGGCGCCCGGTTTCCAAGGACCTCGCGATGACGGGCGAGATCACGCTCCGCGGCGAGGTGCTGCCGATCGGCGGCGTCCAGGAGAAGGTCCTGGCCGCCAAGCGAGCGAAGATCCGCCACGTCCTGCTGCCGAAATTCAATCGCCGCGACGTCGAGCAGATCTCGCCGCACGTTCTCGCGGGGCTCGAGATCCGCTACGTTTCGAGCGTGGACGAGGTTCTCGCGGCGGCGCTCCTGCCGGCCGCGCCGGCTCCGCCGGCCGAACCGCCCGTCCCGAGGAAACGGAGCGGCCCGCTTCCGCCCGAGCCCCCGCGTCCCTCCGCATGA
- a CDS encoding Hsp20/alpha crystallin family protein produces the protein MRRAGLFGPLMEITRLQSELNRLFSGILENQRAALATAAAWDPNADVLEDADEVRIIVEVPGLSAEDLSVAAQGNRVRIRGVKRAEPQEGEGAKFLCMERFFGDFEKIVPIPYPVNLKQASATLRDGLLTVALPRVATERRRFVEIQIRISEGNS, from the coding sequence TTGAGACGCGCCGGCCTGTTCGGGCCGCTCATGGAAATCACGCGCCTCCAGTCGGAGCTCAACCGCCTCTTCTCCGGGATCCTCGAGAACCAGCGTGCGGCGCTCGCCACGGCCGCGGCGTGGGACCCCAACGCGGACGTCCTCGAAGACGCCGACGAGGTCCGCATCATCGTGGAGGTTCCCGGACTCTCCGCCGAGGACCTCTCCGTCGCGGCCCAGGGCAACCGCGTGCGGATCCGCGGCGTCAAGCGCGCCGAACCCCAGGAGGGGGAGGGCGCGAAGTTCCTCTGCATGGAGCGCTTCTTCGGCGACTTCGAAAAGATCGTCCCGATCCCCTACCCCGTGAATCTCAAACAGGCCTCCGCGACGCTCCGCGACGGTCTCCTGACGGTCGCTCTTCCGAGAGTGGCCACGGAGCGCCGGCGGTTCGTCGAGATCCAGATCCGGATCTCGGAAGGAAACTCGTGA
- the nrdR gene encoding transcriptional regulator NrdR, with amino-acid sequence MKCPFCGGLEDRVVDSREGRDGEFIRRRRECTVCNRRFTSYETIEDIPYMVVKNDGRREPFDRKKLRAGLSRACEKRPIPSARLDAIADEAENRLHESADREMTTREIGSLVMERLKELDEVAYVRFASVYRQFEDVGEFLDELKTLLSGRRQPKGAR; translated from the coding sequence ATGAAGTGCCCTTTTTGCGGAGGGCTGGAAGACCGGGTGGTCGATTCCCGCGAAGGGCGTGACGGCGAATTCATCCGCCGCCGCCGCGAGTGCACCGTCTGCAACCGCCGATTCACCTCCTACGAGACGATCGAGGACATCCCTTACATGGTCGTGAAGAACGACGGGCGGCGCGAGCCGTTCGACCGCAAGAAGCTCCGGGCGGGCCTTTCACGCGCCTGCGAGAAACGGCCCATCCCCTCGGCCCGCCTCGACGCGATCGCCGACGAGGCCGAGAACCGGCTCCACGAGAGCGCCGATCGCGAAATGACGACGCGCGAGATCGGCTCTCTGGTCATGGAACGCCTCAAGGAACTCGACGAAGTCGCCTACGTACGCTTCGCGTCCGTCTACCGGCAGTTCGAGGACGTCGGAGAGTTCCTGGACGAGCTGAAGACGCTGCTGAGCGGCCGCCGCCAGCCCAAGGGAGCAAGATAG
- a CDS encoding lysylphosphatidylglycerol synthase transmembrane domain-containing protein produces the protein MGNAHRGKVVASVALAVALLVFFLARVDLHDVARRIAQVAPIPFFLSLACALTAIPLRAWRWQVLLRPVGEVDFGPTFAATCIGFAASTVLPARAGEVVRPVVLARRTRVPLSACVASVLFERVFDLTTVLALFLVYGLWPGLHPAFSGHAAAVFSSMRALALVSGAGAAVFFAIAFVATGRRQGARKLVSRMTRWLPARLRKPAEDAFSSFLDGMRPVRHGPTLAATALLSVLLWTIVCGQVAFLFRAFRLPLAPAASILIVVATLIGLAIPTPGGVGGFHKLCQVALTLFYGIDVDAATGLAIVYWFIAFTPVTVLGFWLFAAGPRRKRESLAALAETAADEPR, from the coding sequence ATGGGGAACGCGCACCGGGGGAAGGTCGTCGCCTCGGTCGCGCTCGCGGTCGCGCTGCTCGTTTTCTTCCTCGCCCGGGTCGATCTCCACGACGTCGCCCGCCGGATCGCCCAGGTCGCCCCGATTCCCTTCTTCCTCTCCCTGGCGTGCGCTCTCACGGCGATTCCGCTGCGGGCCTGGCGCTGGCAGGTGCTGCTCCGGCCGGTCGGCGAGGTCGATTTCGGGCCGACCTTCGCCGCCACGTGCATCGGGTTCGCGGCTTCGACCGTCCTCCCGGCCCGGGCGGGCGAGGTCGTCCGTCCGGTCGTTCTCGCCCGGCGGACCCGAGTGCCGCTCTCGGCCTGCGTGGCGTCGGTCCTCTTCGAGCGGGTCTTCGACCTCACGACCGTCCTCGCCCTCTTTCTCGTCTACGGTCTCTGGCCCGGCCTCCACCCGGCGTTCTCGGGCCACGCGGCCGCCGTTTTTTCGAGCATGCGGGCGCTCGCTCTGGTCTCGGGCGCCGGCGCGGCCGTCTTCTTCGCGATCGCGTTCGTCGCGACGGGACGCCGGCAGGGCGCCCGAAAGCTCGTGTCGCGGATGACCCGGTGGCTTCCCGCCCGGCTCCGCAAGCCGGCCGAAGACGCGTTCTCGTCGTTTCTCGACGGCATGCGCCCGGTTCGTCACGGGCCGACGCTCGCCGCGACCGCGCTCCTCTCCGTTCTGCTCTGGACGATCGTGTGCGGACAGGTCGCGTTCCTCTTCCGGGCGTTCCGGCTGCCGCTCGCGCCCGCGGCGTCGATCCTGATCGTCGTCGCGACGCTGATCGGTCTCGCGATCCCCACGCCCGGAGGGGTGGGAGGCTTCCACAAGCTCTGCCAGGTCGCGCTCACGCTCTTCTACGGAATCGACGTCGACGCCGCGACCGGGCTGGCGATCGTCTACTGGTTCATCGCTTTCACGCCGGTGACGGTCCTGGGATTCTGGCTCTTCGCGGCGGGACCGCGCCGGAAACGCGAGTCTCTCGCGGCCCTCGCCGAAACCGCCGCCGACGAGCCGCGCTGA